The Micrococcales bacterium region GAGTCCGGTGAGAAGTTCGGTGGACCGTTCACCGTCGATGATGCGGCGCAGAACCGCGACCAGCGCTGACCAGTCATCTGTCGCGCTGAGGTTGTCGAGTAGGCCGTACACCTCCTCTTGAGTGGCAGTGTCGGCGTTGCCGGAGGCGATCTGGGCGGCGCCGGCAAGAACCGGTTCCCATAGCTGCAACGTCTGGGCGACCGGATCCGCTGGACCGCCCCCGGCCGCTACCAGGGCTCCCATCCCGGGCTGGCCCAGGGTGTCTGCCAGCAGTGCATACTGTTGCTGCTCGGTGTAGCCGAGGTCGCGCATACTCGATGCCCAGGTTGCGAACCGCATTGCGCAGCCGGTCAGTGAACACACCAGGCAGCTGCTGCGGCGATCGCGCCGAAGTGACGCGGACCGACTCGCGGCATGGCCGATCCAGCGACTGATACCCACTCGACGCGGGCGTTGGTGAGAACCTTCCAGCGATTCCGAACTGCGTGCCGGTGATCAACCTCTGCCGGCGGTTCCCCCGGCTAGAGTGCGCACATGGCGATCAAAGATCTGGAGGAACTCGAAGCACAACTGGCGAATGAGCGACGTAAGGTCGACGTCTCAAGCGTGACTTTCTCAGTGCGAGAACTCGTCCGCATGTTCGAAAGGGTGAGCTCCGCATCGCTCCGGCGTACCAGCGGAAGTACCGCTGGTCGAGACTGTCGCATCAACTTTCATCGAATCAATCTTCGTGGGTTTGCCAGTCCCGCCGATCTTCGTCGCAACCAACGAGGATTTCGAGCTGGAAGTTGTCGACGGCCTGCAGCGTATCTCCACGCTCCTGATGTTCCTTGCAGAGCGACCAGAATTCTTGTCGACCATTAACCGAACCAAGCCATTGCGGCTCCAAGGTCTTGAAACGTTGGATCAGTTGAACGGGCTGACCTACTCGGATTGCCTTCTTCGCTGCAACGCTACTACTTCGGACGTCAACCATTGCAGGTCATTTCGCTCACTGATAAGAGCGACCGCGCTGTTAGGTTTGATCTTTTTGAGCGGCTCAATGCGGGCGCGATTGCACTCTCAGCTCAAGAGGTCCGCGCGGCAGTCTACAGGGGAGGCTTCAACGACCTTCTCGAGGAACTCAGCGACTACCCGTCTTTCAAGGCGCTCCTTAAGCTCCAGGAGGTCAATAAGCATGACGGAACTGCGGCCGAGCAGGTTCTGAAATTCTTCGCATACAAAAATCATCAAGCACATTTCACTGGCAGCGTGACGCACTTCTTGAACTCGTATGCCGAGATCGCGAACGATACTTTTGACTACCAACTAGAACGGGGGATATTCGAGGGCGCATTCGATTTTTTGCATAGGTGCACTGGAGGTCCCTTTCTCCGCAAGACGACTCATGTCACGCCTCTCGTGGAATTCGAGGCGTGTGGCGTCGCGATAGGCAGTCTTCTTGAAAAGGGGACGCCCCTGGTCGAGCCACCTGACGGGTGGATCGAGGATCCAGAGCTGGTGAAGGCGAGCACAGGAGGGTCAAACACGCGACAAATGCTCGCTCGCCGAATCTCTAGGAGGCAGCGATCTCATCTCTCCCAGGGAAGTCGACGAGGGGACCTCAGCCCCCTCTGGACGGCAAAACCATCAAGCCGTCACACGTTCAGCAGGTCTGGAAGGTTCTCGGGCTAGGCGGGAGCCCGTTCCCATCGATCGGGGCCTCGACGGCCCTGACCAAGCTAGCCAGCATCAGGAACGATGTGGCACATAGGAATGTGTCGATCTCAGAGGTCTTCTTGGAGCCAGGCAAGACCGCGGTGCATCTCGCGGGGTACTTGGACGAGATGATCCTCTTCTCTCTTCATGTTGGCGTCGAGGTGGAGGCCTACGCTCTGGCACGAGACTGGCACAAAAAAGTCTAGCTCTGGCGGTCAGTCCACGACAGGAGACGACCGGACGCGTTCACCCCAGCGTGCGGTCTCCGGGAGCCGGATGTCAGCCTGGGCTACACCCCAACCTGACGTCCAGGGCGAATAGCGCCTGCCGCAGCGTGCGGCGTCCAGTTGGAGCCGCCCGTGTCGTTTCCTGACACCGTCGGACCCAGGTCATAGAGTCCAACCTGACAACACCGGCGGGCGAGGGGAGAGTCAGGCATGGCCCGAGTCGGATACACGCGCGTTAGTTCCGAGGCGCAGAACCTCGACCGGCAGCTCGACGGCATCGCCGTGGACAAGGTGTTCCCCGACAAGGTCTCCGGTAAGAACACC contains the following coding sequences:
- a CDS encoding DUF262 domain-containing protein, which codes for MGLPVPPIFVATNEDFELEVVDGLQRISTLLMFLAERPEFLSTINRTKPLRLQGLETLDQLNGLTYSDCLLRCNATTSDVNHCRSFRSLIRATALLGLIFLSGSMRARLHSQLKRSARQSTGEASTTFSRNSATTRLSRRSLSSRRSISMTELRPSRF